The Melitaea cinxia chromosome 13, ilMelCinx1.1, whole genome shotgun sequence sequence TTTACGTTCTAGCACTACTACATGGGATCTACATgggaaaaatttaattaataaattaactatcaGTGAAAAGTGTTAACTACAAAAAACCTCATCTAtggtctttaaaaataaattgatgttGTAATCTCGATCGCACCGTTTACTCTTCTTCGTGTCTGCTCCGTTCTCCGTGATAGTGGTTATATCATTCGTGCTATTGGAAATCCTAActgatgtagggcacagcagggaatatcctagtacctcgaccttacagaagatcacagttgaatagtactgctttcaagcagtgttgtgttcctgtagtaaggtgacaagagctccAGGGGGTATtgaaggtcggcaacgcgcttgcgacgcttctaatgtactacggtattcgcttatcatcaggtcaagttataaatgaaaaaaatcaatcatCGAAATGATTACATTAATGAACATGACCGCTTTATAATAAACCTACTGTATcactaaaacaaacaaataaattgtaaGGCTATTGTTATTTATGAGGTCTTTAAACTTGATCACAAGATTTCGCGCTCACGCACACCGACAAAGCGAGATTAACACAAGAatttaaaaggtaaataaaactgATAGtattaacgtttttatttatatcattggTTCCGTCGCTATCATACGAAGCTTAATACAATAACAGGTATATTTGCAGGGGCTTAAACTATCGCAAACCCACATAGCAACGATCTCAGAGCAAACACATGATCTTAACGAGATGTCCACAGAGAAAACAGTTCGTATAATCTGCTTCAAGTCATCTTTACGCTATAAAATAAAGCAAACTTTACCATACAGAAACTTgttctttaaaaattttcaaatatttaaagtcATATAACTTCTCTTTTTAATAgttaaactaatattaaaaatcgaaGCCGGTTgatggtaaaataaaaaacattatattaacatttatacttatatttatttatgtaataatacataggtacatacaaaacaaataatgtacgcCAGTGTGGCAGTAAAACtaattaactaaaaaattttttaatatattttagaggACCTCAtcacaaacaaattataatataaatattaaatataggaATATTACTCTCTTTggttattcaaaaatatttattgcgtCCATTTACCGCATACGGATACTAACAGTTTTGTGTCACTAAcagattgtaaaaaaaaaaataaacaactaaaacaaaatcatattgaggataaatgtatttttgtataatcAATACATTAATCAAATTAACTTTAATTGATTACAAACATGGATAACGTACCCTTTGCTATTGGGGCAGAGGCAGATAGTATGACATGTTATCAGGGCACATGGCACGCTTCACACGGTCAAGCGGGCTAGTTGAGGTCGTTGTCGCGGTAGGAGTTATGGCACACTTTGCGGCTATCGCGACAGACAGACGCACATGACACGTCAGCTTGCGGCCGCTGTAGAAGAGGTACTAGCAGACAACAACGACGCAGCGCCGCGACACGTGGCACACCGGGCGGGTCGGGCACGCCGGGCGTGTCACGCGGTTGCAGCTCACGTGGGCGGCTTGAGCAGGTTGAGCTCGTTGCCGCGGTAGCAGTAGGCGCGGAAGGGGCACACCTTGCGGCCGTCGCGGTAGAGGTAGAGGCGCAGGCACGTGTCGCAGAAGAAGGCGGGGTCGAAGGGCACTTGCGCGCAGCCCGCCACGATCCAGCGCGCGCCGAACTCCGCGCACGTGGCGCAGTACACGGTCTGGTTGTGCGACAGCGCGCCGTGCGCCGGGAAGCGCGCGCGCGCCTCGGCCGCGCGCAGCAGGCGCAGCGCCGACAGCGTCAGCGCGTGCTCGCAGCGGCCCTGGTGCACGTACACCTGCACCACGGAgtgattttttaatatgtacgattttatttttgtgttaccgaCACATTAGgaatactaaacattttttagaattaatttttagcatggtgtcgtctcctgtcaaagattttcattgtaatatgaaactttgaatagttacgggtctctgtaaagaactcactatagacggcgccacggttcgcttaaaccgaaaataaaaatcatcatatcaagaatttcactttagcgggtacatcgttccatagcttaactggctagagcgccgacacgatcagtcggagacgcggattcgaatcccgctggagcggtcaatttttgatatgatattcaagtgtttttttttttctttttttttttaatttaaattttttacatccataggctcttgagtgcctttttttatttaaattttaattttcaagcgttgaggcgtattattttcaacattgcattcgaattacgaactaaagcttattttctctatttcgatggtgagtccaaaactgaccgtgagagatatatataatacacgGAGTGTTACATCTGGCGCACGGCTCGCCTGCTGAGGGGCGagtgccgtagcttataggcgtcggcaacaccagaagcattgcgaGTGCCTTGCCggccccgggagctctggtcaacttactcaccacaggaacacagcactgcttaaaaacagtattatttatctgtggtcttctgtaaggtagtgCAGTAACACCCCAGTCGGGCAGCCGTTCTtaaagtattacataaaaaatgctgtgtgattacggcagtaaagaatatagccacctcctctattcccgtgggtgtagtaaaaggtgactaagggataacaacaATTCCAGTACTTTTTCAAATTGTCAATTAAGAAATGACCAGTACGTCTCTTACGGGCTGCAAGTcctaaatcatatttttaacagacttcaaaaaaggaggttactcaattcgaccatatatacacatttttttttttaatgtatattcggggataacttcgtcgtttatgaaccgattttgaaaattctttttttgtcgaaaaatatcgagatatcccaagtgtggtaccatgataaggaaaccaaggtCTGATGatgcgactagtgcgtttgttaatttttattcgtttacctacattgtattacttgtcgatgtaattgaagacagtttttttttttcgtttgctagcaaacacaattattataaaatacgcGACATGGTTCTAGGTGCTATCTTCATCTCCAGAGATAAAATCATTTGCTTTCGGGCAGGATTTCTTCGAATTCTTTCCCTTGCAACACTACGTAGATAGCCAGATCTATTTCTGTCACAAACAGGGGAGGTTTCTTTGTAGCTATCAATAGCCTGGTTCACAAATATTTGACTAATATCAAGCGTATGGAgcgttttaaaaattgtttttggttTCATACCTACTTTGTGACATGCAATCACAGCAATTCGGTTCTCTTCATTCCCCCTttccattttaatattacaaaatattttacaatgaacACAACACAATGAACAATCACACAATCACATTGAGGAATTTTGTTGGACTTTCGTGGGTCTTCTATCCTAACTTTTGTGTGTTAGATGGATTCTACATGCTTAAGTTCTGAGTTATTTTGGTCAGGTTCCCCATTCATGAAAAACATATTCAATTGGGTCTTGCTTTTTTGTGAGATTGAACATATGATTTCCGCTCTCACTTTATTGCCAGTTTTTTCTATTTCCTCTACAATGGCTTCTTTAGGTGTTGTAGGTTTTTAATCACGATTCTGCAACTCCTTTTATCTTTTGGTGTTAATGTGTGGCCTATAAGTTCATTCTTCCGAATGACTACAATGATAATGTTGTAGGCTTCACTTGTTTGCGCCATTACGCGTTGGTCTGTGTTAAGATTCTGTACGTCTAAGAATCACTTTTCACAGAGGTATTCAAAAGTTCTGTGACTTTCGAAATATCTGTAACACAATATCGGATTATTGGTGGTGGTTTGCTTGCTTTCTTAGGTTTTAACTGAGTTTGACTTTGCATTGGTTCAATGGAGTCATCCGTCGAGTCCACTGAAAGTCCACTGTATCTGTTAGAAATACTAATAGATCCCTTAGCATTCTGAACTGGGCTCTTATGTCCTTCTTTAGATGgtgggctgcttcatattttttttctctttggGTTGCGTTGAACAGTCGTTGACATGTGGGAGAACAACTGTGGACAGCACTATCTATTAAGGTTGTCCTTGGTACTGTGGGAGTCAATTCTTTATTGTGGAGCTGGCTATGCTAGGATTGCATCCGAGTGATGAAGATCTAGACCTTAAGGTAAAGAGGCACGGATGAAACGCCTGCTGCACAAGATTTCTTTTAGTTCTATCACATAAGAATATCAATCAATAATAATGTTCATATTGTTTCATTAATTGTTGCCACACAAGTACATCTTGCAATGAAATGGCGTAGTTCCGACCTGAATCTACAACGTGTTAAAACTGGTAGcatataggtataataatacttttttaattataaaaaaaaagaaaagcttACCTCGGGATGCCCAAGCCTAACAACGATCTCATCAAGAGACACCTGCGCCATGTCTCTATGTGGGAAGTCCCCCAGACCCCTCTTGGAAGCCCACTCGCGTATGATCTTAGAATGGTCCGCGCAGCCCTTGCGCGTGTCCACGTAGAACACGTTGTTTATGAACAGGAAACCAGATGGGAACACTtcctgaaatataaaatattaacttggTTGTAGCGACAGAACATTGATCACAACTGTTTCAGTTGTTAAGcctaactttattaaatattacttagtTGAGAATGTGGTACTTTCCAGTAAATAATTGcaagaattataattattttaaaaatccacACATACAATATTGACAGGAGCGGGGTTTTTGCCGATTGCAGATTTAATAATCTTACGTCATGACAAGTACTAAACAGGTGAAAAAGTGTTACTTTCAATACAAGATATTCCaatgtataatgtaaatatgattGGCGATAACAGTTTTTTATGTTGCTATAACAAACCGTCTGAAATTACATGGACTGTAAATACTATACAAgcgaaataaattatagttgaGACAACACTGAAATTTTTACTAAGAATGCACAAAACTTCTGAagatgttacttaacataacttaataacataatatgtatttcAATATATACCTTAGCAGAAGTAGAGGGTTGGTCATCGGGGTTCTCTGAGACGTCTATCCTCATACCCATGTCGTTGGCACACACAATACGATCTCTCAGTTCCGTCAGCTTCTGTTTGCCCAGCATCAGTATATCGTGACTGAATACTGAATGACGGGTGTTCTGAAATCATAAAtagatgaaattatttataaaaaaatataaagtaataataattatactctaTGCTACAATAAGGATGAGCAACATTACAGGTTATAGGAAATACGTGCCAAAGGCGACTTTATCACTAAAGATCGATCTCTTTCAGACAAACTTACAATTAGAGCTGAGGAAATGGTACAGtgatcgtaattttttttttctatgtgaTTAGGTCGCCATTCAT is a genomic window containing:
- the LOC123659206 gene encoding snRNA-activating protein complex subunit 3, which gives rise to MCNINQPQPNEDVNTFEPDTYKNRRVELYTEDKGPKWYNVVGNIVTPPIISKNLPEAFKFMPVHGVPKKGTDIDDFYKTKVREFVGCDLGDDEFNKLASYCSPMHLKTGTELVMSTNYPTQGPLPNNKVNNLDLDDSENNLCIVKKLKLRLDKDVNNHYTRRLKYRGVRVIPPVQSDDYKIPLSPLEPGKDIVFHIRVYRPFYCNGKYRNNTRHSVFSHDILMLGKQKLTELRDRIVCANDMGMRIDVSENPDDQPSTSAKEVFPSGFLFINNVFYVDTRKGCADHSKIIREWASKRGLGDFPHRDMAQVSLDEIVVRLGHPEVYVHQGRCEHALTLSALRLLRAAEARARFPAHGALSHNQTVYCATCAEFGARWIVAGCAQVPFDPAFFCDTCLRLYLYRDGRKVCPFRAYCYRGNELNLLKPPT